Proteins encoded in a region of the Labrus mixtus chromosome 19, fLabMix1.1, whole genome shotgun sequence genome:
- the LOC132994358 gene encoding tripartite motif-containing protein 16-like: MAQQGNQLDRERFCCSICLDLLKDPLTTTCGHSYCKKCIKSHWDTQDEKRVYSCPQCRQDFIPRPDLRKNTMLADLVEELKKTGLHAAPADHCYAGPEDVACDVCTGRKLKACKSCLQCLASYCDKHLQPHFEAAPLKKHKLVEPYKKLQENVCSRHDEVMKIFCRTDQQSICLLCLMDKHKGHDTVSAAAERTERQREVEVSRQNIQQRIQDREKDVKLLQQEMEAINGSADKTVRNSEKIFTELIRLMEKRRSDVKQQVRSQQQTEVSRVRELQEKLEQEITELKRKDAEMKKLSHTQDHNQFLRDYPSLSQLSKSTHSSSINIRPLRYFEDVTAAVSEVRDKLQDVLREKWTNISQTVTEVDVLLSGPERHARAEFLKISCDITLDPNTAHTQLLLSKRNRKATFMSEEQSYYSHPDRFTEYWQVLSKESLTGRCYWEVERRGEGVCVAVTYKNIHRAGSSHECWFGGNDKSWRLDCYNNSYYFCYNNVSTPVSGPQSSRVGVYLDHRAGILSFYSISKTMTLLHRVQTTFTQPLHAGLRFVYDGDSAELCKPK; the protein is encoded by the coding sequence atggcTCAGCAAGGAAATCAACTGGACCGAGAGAGATTCTGCTGTTCCATCTGTCTGGATCTACTGAAGGATCCGTTGACTactacctgtggacacagctACTGCAAGAAgtgtattaaaagccactgggaTACACAGGATGAGAAGAGAgtctacagctgccctcagtgcaGACAGGACTTCATACCGAGGCCTGACCTGAGGAAAAACACCATGTTAGCAGatttagtggaggagctgaaaaaGACTGGACTCcatgctgctcctgctgatcactgctatgctggacctgaagatgtggcctgtgatgtctgcaccggGAGGAAACTGAAGGCCTGTaagtcctgtctgcagtgtttGGCTTCTTACTGTGACAAACACCTCCAGCCTCATTTTGAAGCAGCtccattaaagaaacacaagctggtggagccctacaagaagctccaggagaacgtctgctctcgtcatgatgaggtgatgaagatattctgtcgtactgatcagcagtctatctgtctcctctgtttaatggacaaacacaaaggtcatgacacagtctcagctgcagcagaaaggaccgagaggcagagagaggtcgaggtgagtcgacaaaacatccagcagagaatccaggacagagagaaagatgtgaagctgcttcaacaGGAGATGGAGGCTATCAATGGCTCGGCTGATAAAACAGTAaggaacagtgagaagatcttcactgagctgatccgtctcatggagaaaagacgctctgatgtgaagcagcaggtcagatcccagcagcaaactgaagtgagtcgagtcagagagcttcaggagaagctggagcaggagatcactgagctgaagaggaaagatgctgagatgaagaagctgtcacacacacaggatcacaaccagtttctacgcgactacccctcactgtcacaACTCAGTAAATCTACGCACTCATCCAGCATCAACATCCGTCCTCTGAGGTACTTTGAGGATGTGACAGcggctgtgtcagaagtcagagataaactacaggacgtcctgagagagaaatggacaaacatctcacagacagtgactgaagtggatgttttactgtcaggaCCAGAGCGACATGCCAGAGCTGAGTTCTTAAAAatttcatgtgacatcacactggatccaaacacagcacacacacaactgttaTTATCTAAGAGGAACAGAAAAGCAACATTTATGAGTGAAGAACAGTCTTATTATAGTCATCCAGACAGATTCACTGAATACTGGCAggtcctgagtaaagagagtctgactggacgttgttactgggaggtcgagaggagaggagagggagtttGTGTAGCAGTCACATACAAGAATATCCACAGAGCAGGGAGCTCACATGAATGCTGGTTTGGAGGTAATGACAAATCTTGGAGGTTAGATTGTTACAACAACAGTTATTACTTTTGTTACAACAATGTCAGcactcctgtctcaggtcctcagtcctccagagtaggagtgtacctggatcacagagcaggtattctctccttctacagcatctctaaaaccatgactctcctccacagagtccagaccacattcactcagccttTACATGCTGGACTCAGGTTTGTTTATGATGGAGactctgctgagttgtgtaaacCGAAATAG
- the LOC132994397 gene encoding tripartite motif-containing protein 16-like, with protein MAQQGNQLDREKICCPICLDLLKDPVTTSCGHSYCMKCIKSHWDTEDEKKVYTCPQCRQDFIPRPDLRKNTMLADLVEELKKTGLQAARADHCYAGPEVVACDVCTGRKLKAQKTCLVCLISFCEKHLQPHYEIPAYSKHKLVVPSKRLQENVCSRHDEVMKMFCRTDQQSICYVCPVDELKGHDTVSAAAERSERQRELEASLQNIQQRIQDREKDVKLLQQEVEAINGSADKTVGNSEKIFTELIRLMEKRRSDVKQQVRSQQQTEVSRVRELQEKLEQEITELKRKDAEMKKLSHTQDHNQFLRDYPSLSQFSKSTHSSSINIRPLRYFEDVTAAVSEVRDKLQDVLREKWTNISQTVTEVDVLLSGPEPKTRAEFLKYSCDITLDPNTAHIGLLLSDGNRKLTSMSKHQSYSSHPDRFTNYRQVLSKESLNGRCYWEVERRGRGVCVAVTYKNISRAGRSDECGFGRNDKSWELDCDKNSYKFWYNKAQTLVSGPQSSRVGLYLDHRAGILSFYSISKTMTLLHRVQTTFTQPLHAGLGFNYVGATAELCKLK; from the coding sequence atggcTCAGCAAGGAAACCAACTGGACCGTGAGAAAATCTGCTGTCCCATCTGTCTGGATCTCCTAAAGGATCCGGTGACTACTTCCTGTGGACACAGCTACTGCATGAAgtgtattaaaagccactgggaTACAGAGGATGAGAAGAAAGTCTACACCTGCCCTCAGTGCAGACAGGACTTTATACCGAGGCCTGacctgaggaaaaacacaatgttagcagatttagtggaggagctgaagaagactggactccaagctgctcgtgctgatcactgctatgctggacCTGAAGTtgtggcctgtgatgtctgcaccggGAGGAAACTGAAAGCCCAAAAGACCTGCCTGGTATGTTTGATCTCATTTTGTGAGAAACATCTTCAGCCTCATTATGAAATACCTGCTTATTCAAAACACAAGCTGGTGGTGCCCTCCAAGAGgctccaggagaacgtctgctctcgtcatgatgaggtgatgaagatgttctgtcgtactgatcagcagtctatctgttatGTCTGCCCTGTGGACGAACTTaaaggtcatgacacagtctcagctgcagcagaaaggagcgagaggcagagagagctcgAGGCGAGTctacaaaacatccagcagagaatccaggacagagagaaagatgtgaaactgcttcaacaggaggtggaggctatcaatggctccgctgataaaacagtggggaacagtgagaagatcttcactgagctgatccgtctcatggagaaaagacgctctgatgtgaagcagcaggtcagatcccagcagcaaactgaagtgagtcgagtcagagagcttcaggagaagctggagcaggagatcactgagctgaagaggaaagatgctgagatgaagaagctgtcacacacacaggatcacaaccagtttctacgcgactacccctcactgtcacaATTCAGTAAATCTACGCACTCATCCAGCATCAACATCCGTCCTCTGAGGTACTTTGAGGATGTGACAGcggctgtgtcagaagtcagagataaactacaggacgtcctgagagagaaatggacaaacatctcacagacagtgactgaagtggatgttttactgtcaggaccagagcccaagaccagagctgagttcttaaaatattcatgtgacatcacactggatccaaacacagcacacatagggctgttattatctgatggGAACAGAAAATTAACATCAATGAGTAAACATCAGTcttattctagtcacccagacagattcactAATTACCGGCAggtcctgagtaaagagagtctgaatggacgttgttactgggaggtggagaggagaggaagaggagtttgtgtagcagtcacatacaagaatatcagcagagcagggaggTCAGATGAATGTGGTTTTGGACGTAACGACAAATCTTGGGAGTTAGATTGTGATAAAAACAGTTATAAGTTCTGGTACAACAAAGCCCAAACTCTTGTCTCAGGTCCTCAGTCCTCCAGAGTAGGActgtacctggatcacagagcaggtattctctccttctacagcatctctaaaaccatgactctcctccacagagtccagaccacattcactcagcctctacatgctggactcGGGTTCAATTATGTTGGAGCCActgctgagttgtgtaaactgaaatag